A stretch of Cheilinus undulatus linkage group 20, ASM1832078v1, whole genome shotgun sequence DNA encodes these proteins:
- the fdxr gene encoding NADPH:adrenodoxin oxidoreductase, mitochondrial: MSGHKLLFSGWKLWTSGTSRWTGRLHDGVNRSGKASFSSCIPKVCIVGSGPAGFYTAQHLIKARQDVEVDIYERLPVPFGLVRFGVAPDHPEVKNVINTFTQTAKHPRCNFYGNVNVGKDVSIEELQQAYHAVVLSYGAEGNRRMGVPGEDLPGVYSAKDFVGWYNGLPSCRELSPDLSCETAVVLGQGNVALDVARILLCPVDILKKTDITQPALEALAESRVRRVLIVGRRGPVQVACTIKELREMVKLPDTRPEMVASDFEGVTEALKDLPRPRKRLTELMLKTALEIPGEKEQEKRNKASRSWGFRFFRSPVEILADPDHLKTAGIRLAVNRLEGSGDSARAVLTGEVEDVTCGLVISSIGYKSLPIDSSVPFDSSRAIVPNSMGRVQQAAGLYCSGWLKTGPTGVIATTMNNSFDTARSLVEDMDSGALVISAEKSGSESIGTLLDNRGVKPVLFSDWEKIDSQEMKRGEAIGKPREKLLTVEEMLKEARK, encoded by the exons ATGAGCGGACATAAGCTGCTGTTTTCCGGGTGGAAGTTGTGGACTTCTGGGACTAGTAGGTGGACAGGTCGACTTCACGATG GTGTTAATAGGAGTGGAAAGGCATCTTTTTCCTCTTGTATTCCAAAGGTGTGCATAGTTGGAAGTGGTCCAGCAGGATTCTACACGGCACAACATTTGATCAAG GCTCGTCAAGACGTTGAAGTGGACATCTATGAGCGGCTGCCAGTCCCCTTCGGCCTGGTCAGGTTTGGAGTGGCCCCTGATCATCCTGAAGTCAAG AATGTCATcaacacattcacacaaacGGCCAAACACCCTCGCTGTAACTTCTACGGTAATGTCAACGTGGGGAAGGATGTAAGCATTGAAGAGCTGCAGCAAGCCTACCATGCAGTCGTACTG AGCTATGGGGCAGAGGGGAACAGAAGAATGGGGGTACCTGGAGAGGACTTACCTGGTGTTTACTCTGCCAAAGACTTTGTTGGCTGGTACAACGGGCTTCCCAGTTGTCGAGAG CTGAGTCCAGACCTGAGTTGTGAAACAGCTGTGGTCTTGGGTCAAGGTAACGTGGCCTTGGATGTAGCAAGAATCCTGCTGTGTCCCGTCGACATTTTAAAG aaaACTGACATCACACAGCCAGCCTTGGAAGCTCTGGCTGAGAGCCGAGTCCGCAGAGTGCTGATAGTTGGCAGGAGAGGACCAGTCCAGGTCGCCTGCACGATAAAG GAGCTGAGAGAAATGGTGAAACTTCCAGATACCAGGCCGGAAATGGTTGCATCTGATTTTGAAGGTGTCACAGAGGCCCTTAAAG ATTTGCCTAGGCCGAGGAAGCGTCTTACAGAGCTGATGTTGAAGACGGCCTTGGAGATCCCTGGAGAGAAAGAGCAGGAGAAGCGGAACAAGGCATCCCGTTCCTGGGGCTTTAGATTCTTCAGGAGTCCTGTTGAGATCCTGGCTGACCCTGACCACCTAAAAACAGCTGGCATCAGACTGGCGGTCAACAGGTTggag GGTTCAGGTGACTCAGCCAGGGCAGTACTGACAGGAGAGGTGGAAGACGTCACCTGTGGCCTGGTCATCAGCAGTATCGGCTACAAGAGCCTCCCCATCGATTCATCAGTGCCGTTCGACTCCAGCAGAGCTATCGTCCCAAACAGCATGGGTCGTGTTCAACAAGCTGCTG GTTTATACTGCAGTGGATGGCTGAAGACAGGGCCCACTGGGGTGATAGCCACCACTATGAACAATAGTTTTGACACAGCTAGATCCCTGGTGGAGGACATGGACTCAGGAGCACTGGTTATATCTGCAGAAAAGTCTGGGTCAGAAAGCATCGGCACTCTGCTGGACAACAGAG GAGTGAAACCAGTGCTCTTCTCAGACTGGGAGAAGATTGACAGCCAGGAGATGAAGCGGGGCGAAGCCATCGGGAAGCCCAGAGAAAAACTGCTGACTGTTGAGGAAATGTTGAAAGAGGCACGAAAGTGA
- the LOC121528577 gene encoding uncharacterized protein LOC121528577 → MEAHWWSCVLGLLCMPARVLGSSTVSQQPLYIPLIGVNSSTEILCSTPLLGAQGFSLHGHFRGNKEIVYLHFDDGVVTKKTIAPEYESRIHVTPAQKVGQGQGFLLQFSLLGVEDIDVYLCSWSYLIPRSGIQQTLTDKGTFIFLREKDPQEECKRHILERSFIILSVIALILLFVFIGALIVRCNRFRSNFTPVRAEATDRPRPLPVPPQQTSHCHPHPYLITSLDSLEDGSIRYA, encoded by the exons ATGGAGGCCCATTGGTGGAGCTGCGTGTTAGGACTTCTCTGCATGCCTGCTCGAGTACTCGGCTCCAGCACAG TTTCTCAGCAGCCCCTGTACATCCCTCTGATTGGAGTGAATTCCTCCACTGAGATCCTGTGCTCCACACCTCTGCTCGGCGCACAGGGGTTCTCTCTGCACGGTCACTTCCGTGGAAACAAGGAGATTGTCTACCTGCACTTTGACGATGGAGTAGTCACAAAGAAGACCATCGCTCCAGAATATGAAAGTCGAATTCATGTGACTCCAGCCCAGAAGGTCGGACAGGGTCAGGGTTTCCTCCTACAGTTCTCTCTGCTGGGGGTGGAAGATATAGATGTGTACCTCTGCAGCTGGAGCTACTTAATACCAAGGAGTGGAATACAACAAACCCTGACTGACAAAGGCACCTTTATCTTTCTTAGAG AAAAAGATCCCCAGGAAGAATGCAAACGGCACATTTTGGAGCGCTCCTTCATCATCTTGAGCGTGATAGCCCTCATTCTCTTATTCGTCTTCATTGGAGCGCTCATTGTGAGATGCAACCGG TTCAGATCTAATTTTACGCCCGTCAGGGCTGAAGCAACAGACAGACCGAGACCCCTGCCTGTCCCTCCTCAGCAGACCTCACATTGCCATCCTCATCCCTACCTAATCACATCTTTAGACTCTCTGGAGGACGGAAGCATCCGGTATGCCTAA